DNA from Asticcacaulis excentricus:
AGGGGCTGCGAAGCCCCGTCTTTCAAGCTTCCGGTGCTCACGTACTGGTGTACGCTGCGCTCCGGGTCTTGAAAGTCAGGTCTTCTTGCCGCCTCGCAGCGAGCCATGCAAGACGATTAGTCGCGCATTTTCAAAGCCCTCGGTTCGCCGGGGGCTTTTTCTGTTGGGGGATTCAAAAAGTGATCGCTCATCCGGTGTAAAAGGGCACATCCCTTCGTGATCACGTGCTACAGATCAGGCCGAGGCAGGGGACAGTATCGAGTCGTCCATGGATTGTCAGACCCAACCCGTTTCCAAAGGCACCAGCCGGTTTCCTGATGCGCAGGCCCTGCAAAAGATGATGGCCGCCCGTCTGGCACCGTCCTTTGCGCCGCATGAAGCTCTGGCCGAGGCCTTGCTGCCGCACGTTCTGGGCAGCAGTGACGACGGTTCGCACGACGTGTCGCACCTCCAGCGTGTGTTCAAGGTCGCCATGACCCTCTGTGCCGCCGAAAATGGTGAGGCCGAAATCGTGGCGGCGGCGGTCCTGCTGCACGATTGCGTTCAGGTCGAGAAAAATTCCCCCCTGCGCGCCGAAGCCTCGCGCCTGTCTGCGGAAAAAGCGAGCGACATACTGGCGGCGATGGGCTGGGAACCCGCGCGCAGAAAGGCCGCTGCTCACGCCATACTGACCCATTCGTTCAGTGCCAATGTCGCGCCGGAAACGCTGGAAGCGAAGATCGTGCAGGACGCCGACCGTCTGGACGCCATCGGCTTTGTCGGCATCGCACGCTGTTTCTACACGGCCGGGCGCATGAACAGCGCCCTCTACGACCCGTTCGACCCAAAGGCCGAAGAACGCGAACTGGATGACCTCAGCTTCGCGCTGGACCACTTTGAAACCAAGCTGTTCAAGCTGAAATCCGGTTTTCAGACCGCCGCCGGCCGCGATATGGCCGATCTACGCCACGCCCGCATGAAGGCGTTTATAGAATATCTTCACGAAGAAATATAGCAAACGACTATGAGCGTATCCGCAGCTCAAATGACCGCTTTCTTCAACGAAGTTATAACTTCGCAAGTGGTTTGGACGATCTGTGATGAACAGGGGTTTCCGGCACCAATGACCTCAGCCGGGCAAAGAAGCATGCCTTTTTGGTCTCAACAGAGCCGCGCTCAGCGTATAATAGAGACAGTGTCAGCCTATCAGGGTTTTGCTGTCTACCGGTTATCATTGCAGGTATTTGTGGAAAAATGGCTGCCGGGTCTGAAAGCAGATGATACCCTGGTAGGCATTAACTGGTCTGGGATAGCAGCCACTGGTTATGATCTAACACCTGACGAGGTTATGGCTCGTATGGAAAGTAAGCAAATAAAAGGCTGACCATAAGGCCAGCCTTCAGGATTAAACATTGAACCGGAAGTTCATCACATCGCCGTCCTTGACGATGTATTCCTTGCCTTCTTGACGGAACTTGCCGTTTTCCTTGGCACCCGCTTCACCGTTGAACTTCACAAAGTCCTCATAGGCGATGGTTTCGGCGCGGATGAAGCCCTTTTCAAAGTCCGTATGGATGACGCCGGCGGCCTGCGGCGCGGTATCGCCAACATGGATGGTCCAGGCGCGCGCTTCCTTGGGGCCGACGGTGAAGTAGGATTGCAGGCCCAGCAGGGCGTAGGCTTCGCGGATCAGGCGGTTGAGGCCCGGTTCTTCGAGGCCAAGCGTTTCCAGAAACTCCTGACGCTCATCGGCATCGAGCAGCGCGATTTCCGATTCGATCTGCGCCGAAATGACCACCGACTTGGCGTGATCGGCGGCGGCGCGCTTCGAGACGATCTCCGACAGGTCGTTGCCGGTCGAAGCCGAGGCCTCATCGACGTTACAGACATACAGAGCGGGCTTTGAGGTCAGCAGTTGCAGCATCTCCCACGCCTTGGTGTCTTCCTTGCTGATCTTGCCTTTCTCATAGGCGACGCGGGCCGGGCGGCCATCGCGCAGTTCGGCCAGAGCGGCATGGATCAGAGATACGGTGAGGGCCGCGTCCTTGTCGCCGCCCGACTTGGCGCGCTTTTCAAGCTGCGGCAGGCGCTTTTCCAGCGATTCCAGATCGGCGATCATCAACTCGGTTTCGATTATTTCCAGATCAGCCAGCGGGTCAATGCGGCCTTCGACGTGGGTGATGTCCGTATCGACGAAGCAGCGCGCCACAAAGGCAATGGCGTCGCAGTCGCGGATATTGGCAAGGAACTGGTTGCCGAGCCCTTCGCCCTTCGACGCGCCGCGCACCAGACCGGCAATATCGACGAAGTTGATGCGGGCGGGGATGATTTCCTTCGAGCCGACGATCTTGGCCAGCACCTCAAGGCGCGGCTCCGGCACGGCCACTTCGCCGGTGTTCGGCTCGATGGTGCAGAAGGGGTAGTTGGCAGCCTGGGCCGAGGCGGTCTGGGTCAGGGCGTTGAACAGGGTGGACTTGCCGACATTGGGCAGACCGACGATTGCGACTTTCAGGGCCATGGGATTCCAAGCGGAGAAGAGAGAAATTGGCCCGCTGCCTAACGCATTTTCCCCGGCAAGGCCAGTGCTTTAAAGACAGAGGTGCTTGCGTAATCGAAATGACGCGGAGTAGGCTGTGGTATCTATTGCAAGGATATGACTATGTTGCGCACCGACCGCCGTTCGTTCCTCACCCTGACTGCGGGCCTTGCCGCGGCGACGGCCCTGCCTGCCGTTGCGCAAACCTCGGACACGGCGCAGATTGACGCTATTGTCGAAGCCTTTATGGAGAAGTTGGCCTTGCCGGGCGTGGCTGTCGCCGTCATCCGGCCCGGTCAGCCCGACTATGTGAAGGGCTATGGCGTCCGCACCCTGGGCAAGCCGGACAAGGTCGATGTGCATACGCAGTTCGGCGTCGCGTCGAACACCAAGGCCTTTACGGCGGCGGCTCTGGCCCTGCTGGTCGAAGAGAAAAAGGTCGAATGGGACGCGCCGGTCGTGCGCTATATCCCCGAATTTAAAATGTACGACTCGGCCCTGACACCGCTGGTGACGGTGCGGGACCTGCTGTCGCACCGGGCCGGTCTGGGGCTGGGGCAGGGCGATCTGATGCTGTTCCCGGCGTCAGACCACACGCGGGAGGATCAGCTCAAGGGGGTACAGTTTCTCAAGCCGCAATACCCCTTCCGTTCGGGCTATGCCTATAACAATGTCATGTTCACCATCGCCGGTCTGGTCATCGAGCGGGTGTCGGGTCAGACCTATGAGCGCTTTGTGACCGAGCGTCTGCTGACGCCCTTGGGCATGGCCGATACGGTGCTGGGTTGGCCCAATGTGACCGGGAGCAATGTGGCGGGGCGGCACGCGCGCCTGACCGGACCGCTGCGCGGCATGGGGGATTATAAGGTGGTGCTGCCGGAAGAGACCCTGTCCTTTTCACCGGCGGCGGGGCTGGTCACCAGCGTGACGGGCATATTGCCGTGGCTGCATACCCAACTGAAAAAGGGCGTGATGCCAAATGGTCAACGGCTGTTTTCCGAGGCCTCGTCGCGCGAAATGTGGAAGCCCAACACGATGGTCGGGGCCGGGATGGGGCCGACGTCAGAGATGCCGACGGCAGCGCTGTTCCGTACCTATGGTCTGGGCTGGTTCATTCAGGATTATCGCGGCCTGCGTCTGGTGTCGCACTCTGGCGGGCTGGTCGGGCAGGTGACGCAGCAGGCCCTGTTGCCGGAAAAGGGCATAGCGGTCGCCGTCTATACCAATGTCGAAGATGGGGCGAGCGGGCAGATTCGCAACGCCATTCTCGACCTGCTGATCGGGGCGCCGACCTATGACTGGCTGAAGGCGGCCGTTGAAGGCACGGCCAAGGCGGCGGATAAGGCGCTGGCCGATGCGCCTAAGGCGCAGCCGGGCGGCCCGTCCCTGCCGCTGTCGGCCTATGCCGGCACCTATCGCGATGCCTGGTATGGCGATGTGACGGTGGCGGTGAGCGGCAAGGGCAAGACGGCGCGCCTGACGCTGGATTTCACCCGCACGCCGCGCCTGAAAGGACCGCTGGAGGTGTTTGGACCGGACGTTTTTCGAACACGCTTCCCGGTCGGCTGGGGCGAGGACGCCGTGGTGACGTTCGAAGTCAAGGACGGCAAGGTTGCGGGTATGAAGCTGGTGGCCTATTCGCCGCTGGCGGATTTCAGCTTCGACTATCAGGACCTTGATCTGCGGAAGATATGAGCAGGTGGGTGACACGTCATTGACTTAAAAACCCCCACCACCGCATCTCAGCTTCGCTTCCTACGGTCCCCCTCCCCAACAAGTTGGGGAGGTATAATTAAACCGTCACCGGCAGGCTTTGCATCAGGCGCTCGGCGGCGCGTTCGGCGCCGTCTTCCTGCGCCACGATGGAGGAGGCGGCTTGGGCCTTATGGGTAAAGGCAAGGTCAGACAGCAGACGGTCGAGCAGACGAATGGCTGAATGCTTATGCCAGCGGTCGAAGGTGATCGACAGGCCAGCCCCCAGACGCTCGATACGGCGGCCATTGTCGAACTGATCGCCGAAAACTGGCGTGACCAGTTGTGGCCGCCCGGCGCGCAGGGCCTGAGCGGTGGAGCCGATGCCGCCGTGGTGGATATTGACGCGGGCGCGCGGCATCAGCAGCGAGTGCGGCGCATAGGGGACGCAGAGAATATCCGGTCCGAAGTCGTCATTGAGCAGCGGGCTTTGGCCGCCGACCAGCAGCACCGCGCGCTGACGCAGTGCCTTCGCCGCCTTGACCGCGGTACGGTAGAAGTCTTCGCCGTCATAGACGGCGGTAGAGCCCAGACTGAAAGCCAGTGGCGCCTGACCGGCGGACAGGAAGGCCTCCAACTGCGGAGGCAGTTCGCTGCGGCGGCCGTCTTCGGAATCGAAGAAGGGGAAGCCGACGATCTCGGTATGCGGCGGGAAGTCCGGGGCCACGTCGCCGATCAGGGGTGAATAGAGGCCCAGCGTCATCTGATCCGACTGCACGCCGCCCAGGCTGATTTCCATATTGACGCCGTACTTGGCATAGATGGCACGGATGGGGGCGAGGCAGCCCGACAGCTTTTTTTCACCGATCCAGAAGATGGCGCGGTTATATTGCCGGCCCAACTCGGTGCGTGGCGACAGCACCAGAGGCGCGTCTTTCAGCTTGGGCGGATCATAGGCCGACAGCATAACAGCCGGTTGTAAGGCGACGGTGGAGAAGGGGCGGCCTTCGAGACGTGCCGCCAGATGCGCCGTATAGGCATAGGAGGAGGAGACGACCAGATCGGCCTGCCGCACAATGGGGCGCAGCTCAGACAGGCCCTGCTCGATATAGGGGGCCACGAGGTGCTTCAGCATGAAGCCGTGGTCCTGCGAGAAGTGGCGGATGATCTGCGCGGCGTCGATACCCAGATTCTGGCGATAGGTTTCCATGCTGGGGCCGCAGGCGAGGAATTTCAGCCCGGCGGCCTCGACCTTACCCTCATAGTCGGGGTGAGAGGCCAAGACGACGCTGACCCCACGGCGTTTCAGCGCAAGGCCCAACGCCATGAAGGGATGCAGATCCCCCAGCGAACCAAAGGTCGTCAGAACGATTTGAGGCGCGGTCGGCATCGTCTAACCTTCTAAGTCCTACTGAACGACTTTTTTAGGATCGAATTTCGGAGCCGGGCTCAAACGCATCACTTCGGTCATGTATTTTTCACTTTCCCCCAAGATCGCCAGAGGTAGCGCCGTGACGCAGGCGTCACACAAACGCTCAACCCAGTCCTCGGCCTTGTAGAAGTCCGACAAGACCCAGCTATGTACCAGTTCCTTTTGTCCGGGGTGCCCGATCCCCATGCGCCCGCGCACAAAGTTCGGCCCCAGATGTCCCATAATGGAGCGTAAACCATTATGGCCCGCATGGCCACCGCCCATTTTCAGCCGGAAACGCCCCGGAGCCAGATCCAGTTCATCATGAAATACAAGGATATGGTCGGGCTTGATCTTGTAGAAGGTCGCCGCTTCCAGAACGGCATTGCCGGACAGGTTCATGAAGGTTTGCGGCTTCATGGCCAGTATTTTCGCCGGGCCCTTGGGCGTATCGACGGTCCCTTCGGCGACTTCGGACTGAAATTTTTTGCGCACCGGGCCGAAGTTAGCCCTATCGATCAGGCGATCAATAAACATGAAGCCGATATTGTGCCGGTTCTTCGCATATTGCGTACCTGGATTGCCAAGACCAACGACAAGAAACAAGGCGGGCTCCGATCAGCTCAAATCGATTCCGTACTCAATGAACGGTGATCTAATCAAAAAAATGGCAGAACGAACATGCCGAAATGCACAGACCCGGAGCGGATTTGTCGGGTTGCACACAGAAATAAGCCCTGTCCTTGGGGTAAGGACAGGGCTTTATCCTATTCCGTGTAAAAGCCGTTATCAGGCTTAGGCGGAAGCTTCTTCGCTCTTTTCAGCGGCTGAGGCGGTGATCGAGGCGATCACGACGTCCTTGGCCGGAACGGCGGTGACGTCTGACGGCAAGCTCAGATCGCCAACGTGGACCGAAGCGCCGATGTCGAGGCCCGACAGGTCAACCACAACGTCTTCCGGGATGTGACCGGCCGGAACCTGAATTTCCAGTTCGTGGAAGGCCACGGTCAGGGCGCCGCCCTTTTTCAGGCCCGGCGAGGCTTCGTGGTTCTTGAAGTGAACCGGCACGTTGATCTTGATGGTCTGGGTTTCATCGACGCGATACAGGTCGAAGTGAACCGGCACATCGGTGACCGGATGGAAGTCGATCGCCTTGGCGATGACCTTCTGGGTCTCTTCGCCGTACTTCAGCGTGACGAGGTGACCGGCCAGCTTGCCCGTATAGAGCGCCTTGCGGAATTCATTGAGCTTCACGGCGATAGCCACCGGAGCTTTGTCACCACCGTACAGGATGCCCGGAACCTTGCCTTCATTGCGGGTGGCGCGGGCGCCGCCGGTGCCGGTGCGCTCACGGATTTCAACGTCTAGTACGATATCGGCCATTAGCCTGTTCCTCAAACAAAATGCGCCGCGTCAGTTTCAATGCCCGCCCTCTGAAACCTCCGTAAGGGAGGCGCGGGCAACACAATGGACACGGCGTGGGGAAACCCCGAAAATCTCAAGAGGGCGCGTAGATACACGCTAACGTCCCAATACGCAACGGGTCAGAAAGCGGAAAAATCGGCTTTTTCCCGCTCAAGGCCGGGTTTTTCAGACGACAAGCCTCATAAAGCCGAAAATCCCACACGGGCGTAGAGGTAAGCCCTTGGGGGATTTTCAATATATCAGCAGATGGTACAGGGGGGCTTCCCCCTGTCCGGTCAGGACGACTTCTTCTTGGCCGGTGTGGTGGTCTTTTTAGTCGACGTCTTCTTGGTAGACGGCTTCTTGACCGGTTCCGGCTTGATGTACGGCTTAGCGTTGGCGTACCTCAACTCTTCGGTGCCGTCGGCCCGCAGCTTGACCTCACGGTCAGGGGACAGGTTGAGCGCGTTCGAAGACAGTTCGCCGATGCAGTTGCCCGTATCCATCATGATGTGCTGACCGACGCAGAACACATCATCGAAGTGGAAGCGCGACGCCGCCAGACACTGATTGAGGTTCAGCTTTGATTCGCCAAGGCAGCGCGGCGATTGCTGCTCGTTCAGCAGGGCCACGACGGCGGCTTCGTTGGGGCCGGTTCCTTCACCCAAGATCGAGATGGCAGCGATGGCCAGCGCCCGATTTACGCCATAGGTATAGGGCGCGTTGAACAGGGCTTCCTGATCGAAGGACACCGGGGCCGTGCCGGTCGTGCTGAGCGGCTGAGCCGGGCTGCTGGTCGCTGCGGTGGCATTGTAGGCGGCGGCATCGGCGGTCGCCGTGCCCGTGCTGGCGCGCGTGGTCAGGCCCTTACCGGTGAGGGCGGCTGTTAGCAGTCGGGCGCTTTCGTCGCTCGCCACGCCGCGGCCGGTCGAAGACGACAGCTTGGTGGCGGCCAGACGGCCCGCCGGATCGCTGAGGACGCCCTTGGACCACGCCTGTTTCTGAATCGAATAGGCGGCCTGCTTCATCGCCGTCCCCTTGGCGTAGAGCATTTCACCGTCCGAAGACAGGGCCAGAATAACGCGACGGGCTGCGATATTGGCACCGGGGATGCCCGCAGCATAGGCCGGGTTGCTGAACAGCTTGTTCACCAGTTCCTGACGCGCGGCGTCGTCGGAGGCATAGGCGCGCAGTTGCGAGCGGAAGGCCGGCTCCTGCATGGCGACGATGGCGGCATAGGCGATAGCCCCACGCGCCAGTTGTTTCGGCTCATAGGAAGCGCCCTGGCTCAGCTTGGCCTGCACCATGGAGGCGTCGTTGAAATCTGGGCTCATGCCGCGTGCCTGTTCGACGTAGGTCACATAGACCGAGGCGGCATCCGAAATGGCAGGCGCCAGCGACACGGGCGGGCCAGCGGGCGCGGGCGGCGGCGGGGGAGGTGCGGGCGGTGGCGCGTCGGTCTGACAGGCGGCCAGGCTGAGGGCCATAATCGACGCGGTGACGGCCAAGAAGAGCGGCCTGCGGCCGGTTCCGGTCGTGAATTTCATACTAAACTCCCCAATACGGATGCCCGGAACGGCGGGCAATATACGAGACGTCGGTTGACGGGGCGCAAACCCCAGGGCGCAGACAAACAGAAGGGCGCGCGGACAAACGTCCGCATCTGTTTCTTATGTCAGATACTCTGAGCGGGCCGCAGTTCCCACCGGACGGCGAGGGCATGATACCGGCAAAACGGCCGACCACAAGGCTGTCAGGAATAATTCAACTGCCAGCAGAAGTCCTCATAAAAGCGCCAAAAATATGGCTTTTTCGCTCGCGACGGCCTCTGAGTCGCGGCGAAACGAAAATAACATTTCCGTGAGAAGGGTGCCTCTCGTCACGGTTAATATTGGCCTAATGAAAAGTAAAAAAGGCATCCGGAAGGACGCCTTTTGGGCCGGGCGCTTAGTCAAAGAGTTTGGAGACAGACTCTTCGTTGGCGATGCGGCGGATCGCTTCGCCGATCAGCGGAGCGACGCCGACGATACGGACCTTGGGGTGGTTGCGGACATGCTCCGGCGCCTCG
Protein-coding regions in this window:
- a CDS encoding HD domain-containing protein; the encoded protein is MDCQTQPVSKGTSRFPDAQALQKMMAARLAPSFAPHEALAEALLPHVLGSSDDGSHDVSHLQRVFKVAMTLCAAENGEAEIVAAAVLLHDCVQVEKNSPLRAEASRLSAEKASDILAAMGWEPARRKAAAHAILTHSFSANVAPETLEAKIVQDADRLDAIGFVGIARCFYTAGRMNSALYDPFDPKAEERELDDLSFALDHFETKLFKLKSGFQTAAGRDMADLRHARMKAFIEYLHEEI
- a CDS encoding 50S ribosomal protein L25/general stress protein Ctc — protein: MADIVLDVEIRERTGTGGARATRNEGKVPGILYGGDKAPVAIAVKLNEFRKALYTGKLAGHLVTLKYGEETQKVIAKAIDFHPVTDVPVHFDLYRVDETQTIKINVPVHFKNHEASPGLKKGGALTVAFHELEIQVPAGHIPEDVVVDLSGLDIGASVHVGDLSLPSDVTAVPAKDVVIASITASAAEKSEEASA
- a CDS encoding glycosyltransferase, whose protein sequence is MPTAPQIVLTTFGSLGDLHPFMALGLALKRRGVSVVLASHPDYEGKVEAAGLKFLACGPSMETYRQNLGIDAAQIIRHFSQDHGFMLKHLVAPYIEQGLSELRPIVRQADLVVSSSYAYTAHLAARLEGRPFSTVALQPAVMLSAYDPPKLKDAPLVLSPRTELGRQYNRAIFWIGEKKLSGCLAPIRAIYAKYGVNMEISLGGVQSDQMTLGLYSPLIGDVAPDFPPHTEIVGFPFFDSEDGRRSELPPQLEAFLSAGQAPLAFSLGSTAVYDGEDFYRTAVKAAKALRQRAVLLVGGQSPLLNDDFGPDILCVPYAPHSLLMPRARVNIHHGGIGSTAQALRAGRPQLVTPVFGDQFDNGRRIERLGAGLSITFDRWHKHSAIRLLDRLLSDLAFTHKAQAASSIVAQEDGAERAAERLMQSLPVTV
- the ychF gene encoding redox-regulated ATPase YchF; translated protein: MALKVAIVGLPNVGKSTLFNALTQTASAQAANYPFCTIEPNTGEVAVPEPRLEVLAKIVGSKEIIPARINFVDIAGLVRGASKGEGLGNQFLANIRDCDAIAFVARCFVDTDITHVEGRIDPLADLEIIETELMIADLESLEKRLPQLEKRAKSGGDKDAALTVSLIHAALAELRDGRPARVAYEKGKISKEDTKAWEMLQLLTSKPALYVCNVDEASASTGNDLSEIVSKRAAADHAKSVVISAQIESEIALLDADERQEFLETLGLEEPGLNRLIREAYALLGLQSYFTVGPKEARAWTIHVGDTAPQAAGVIHTDFEKGFIRAETIAYEDFVKFNGEAGAKENGKFRQEGKEYIVKDGDVMNFRFNV
- a CDS encoding DUF2750 domain-containing protein — its product is MSVSAAQMTAFFNEVITSQVVWTICDEQGFPAPMTSAGQRSMPFWSQQSRAQRIIETVSAYQGFAVYRLSLQVFVEKWLPGLKADDTLVGINWSGIAATGYDLTPDEVMARMESKQIKG
- a CDS encoding serine hydrolase, with the translated sequence MLRTDRRSFLTLTAGLAAATALPAVAQTSDTAQIDAIVEAFMEKLALPGVAVAVIRPGQPDYVKGYGVRTLGKPDKVDVHTQFGVASNTKAFTAAALALLVEEKKVEWDAPVVRYIPEFKMYDSALTPLVTVRDLLSHRAGLGLGQGDLMLFPASDHTREDQLKGVQFLKPQYPFRSGYAYNNVMFTIAGLVIERVSGQTYERFVTERLLTPLGMADTVLGWPNVTGSNVAGRHARLTGPLRGMGDYKVVLPEETLSFSPAAGLVTSVTGILPWLHTQLKKGVMPNGQRLFSEASSREMWKPNTMVGAGMGPTSEMPTAALFRTYGLGWFIQDYRGLRLVSHSGGLVGQVTQQALLPEKGIAVAVYTNVEDGASGQIRNAILDLLIGAPTYDWLKAAVEGTAKAADKALADAPKAQPGGPSLPLSAYAGTYRDAWYGDVTVAVSGKGKTARLTLDFTRTPRLKGPLEVFGPDVFRTRFPVGWGEDAVVTFEVKDGKVAGMKLVAYSPLADFSFDYQDLDLRKI
- the pth gene encoding aminoacyl-tRNA hydrolase, translating into MFLVVGLGNPGTQYAKNRHNIGFMFIDRLIDRANFGPVRKKFQSEVAEGTVDTPKGPAKILAMKPQTFMNLSGNAVLEAATFYKIKPDHILVFHDELDLAPGRFRLKMGGGHAGHNGLRSIMGHLGPNFVRGRMGIGHPGQKELVHSWVLSDFYKAEDWVERLCDACVTALPLAILGESEKYMTEVMRLSPAPKFDPKKVVQ